A region from the Hydrogenimonas sp. genome encodes:
- a CDS encoding putative periplasmic protein, producing MMIAALAGVMLIMVLYIALKERETSRKLSMMEAGMDGLNREIFKISKEIEAVEKRLDEKYSDVAENREQSEPLEQIVESRLKPYMLEAEDIRRQMEKVEQLQERVERIDAKIRQALFANEHSAPDEQKILQLHAQGMDSGSIAKQLRLGKGEVELVLKFSKLNRFQ from the coding sequence TTGATGATAGCGGCACTTGCCGGTGTGATGCTCATTATGGTGCTCTACATCGCCCTGAAAGAGAGGGAGACATCCAGAAAACTCTCCATGATGGAGGCTGGAATGGACGGTCTGAACAGGGAGATTTTCAAAATATCCAAAGAGATCGAAGCCGTAGAGAAGAGGCTGGACGAAAAATACTCCGACGTTGCCGAAAACCGGGAACAGTCCGAGCCGCTCGAGCAGATTGTCGAGAGCAGGTTGAAGCCTTACATGCTGGAAGCGGAGGATATCCGCAGGCAGATGGAAAAGGTCGAGCAGCTTCAGGAGAGGGTCGAGAGAATCGATGCCAAGATTCGGCAAGCTCTCTTCGCAAATGAGCATTCGGCACCGGATGAGCAGAAGATTCTACAGCTCCATGCGCAGGGGATGGACTCCGGAAGTATCGCGAAGCAACTGCGGCTCGGCAAGGGAGAGGTGGAGCTGGTCTTGAAATTTTCGAAGCTGAACAGGTTCCAATGA
- a CDS encoding cell division protein FtsI: MSPIFPPQNELDRRIGKKTKLLLIMLLFFIGVLFFLGSILHTALSDRQIPKLVISETNRALRGSIESRDGFRMVFSQKLYKAMVNTRNIDPDKRELFINLFSIYSGIPKDEIRKRLQVKGNVVLSYSIDANRAKYLKELARKLRILKVFIPYKDTKGRIIKYGLSLTESGESRIFSYGDILTPVLGFIRKREEEGFTRPAGVKGLERYYRDELMPIQNGIVQGERDIGNTIILSGESFVKPAIDGMGLRLNIPIGLQKSVETVLDRAKEELKAKEVLAVIMEAQSGRVISLATSNRYDPSNIRRRDYDSLNVSAVEYTYEPGSVMKPITFALLLKEKKVNPFDIVRTYGGRYKLGRKWITDEHKEEWMSAENVIVYSSNIGIAQLAQRLDAVDFTEGLREFGFMQKSGIDLPYEHVGVMPSQRQMRSEVYKATVGYGYGMRATLIQLVRAFNVFNNRGRLIEPKIVSEIVDPYGKSYPVTQNSDPRQVIPPATAAKMMNILEKVVKKGTGTKALTPGIRVGGKTGTAHIAGKKGGYAKLYNSSFIGFANDRRHRFTIGVLVREPKKKYHYFASMSAVPVFKQIVDVMIEQGELKPDLSHSP; this comes from the coding sequence GTGTCTCCAATCTTCCCGCCTCAAAACGAACTGGACCGACGCATCGGCAAAAAGACGAAGCTCCTTCTGATAATGCTCCTCTTTTTTATAGGGGTTCTCTTCTTTTTGGGGTCGATTCTCCATACGGCCCTCTCCGACAGACAGATACCGAAACTGGTCATAAGCGAAACGAACAGGGCCCTCAGGGGGTCGATAGAGAGCAGGGACGGCTTCAGGATGGTCTTCAGCCAGAAGCTCTACAAGGCTATGGTAAATACCCGCAATATAGATCCTGATAAGAGGGAACTCTTCATAAATCTCTTCAGTATATACAGCGGGATACCGAAAGATGAGATAAGAAAACGGCTGCAGGTGAAAGGTAACGTGGTCCTCTCCTACTCCATTGACGCCAACAGGGCAAAATATCTCAAAGAGTTGGCACGCAAACTTCGTATTCTGAAGGTTTTTATTCCCTACAAAGATACAAAAGGGCGGATAATAAAGTACGGTCTGAGCCTTACGGAGAGCGGAGAGTCCCGGATTTTCTCCTATGGAGACATTTTGACACCGGTTCTCGGATTTATAAGAAAACGGGAGGAGGAGGGATTTACCCGACCGGCAGGCGTCAAGGGGCTCGAAAGGTACTACCGCGACGAGCTGATGCCTATACAGAACGGGATAGTGCAGGGTGAGCGCGATATAGGGAACACCATCATCCTGAGCGGGGAGAGCTTCGTAAAACCGGCGATAGACGGGATGGGGCTCCGGCTCAACATCCCGATCGGCCTGCAAAAGTCCGTCGAGACTGTTCTCGACAGGGCAAAAGAGGAGCTCAAAGCCAAAGAGGTTCTGGCGGTCATCATGGAGGCGCAAAGCGGAAGGGTCATATCGCTGGCCACATCGAACCGCTACGACCCTTCCAATATCAGAAGAAGAGATTACGACTCCTTGAACGTATCGGCCGTCGAATATACATATGAGCCCGGTTCTGTCATGAAGCCGATAACATTCGCCCTCCTGCTAAAAGAGAAGAAGGTAAACCCGTTCGATATAGTGCGCACCTACGGGGGCCGCTACAAACTGGGGCGAAAATGGATCACGGATGAGCACAAAGAGGAGTGGATGAGCGCCGAAAACGTCATTGTCTACTCGTCGAACATTGGAATCGCCCAACTGGCACAGCGTCTCGATGCCGTAGACTTCACGGAGGGGCTCAGGGAGTTCGGGTTTATGCAAAAGAGCGGCATAGACCTTCCCTACGAACATGTGGGCGTAATGCCGTCGCAGAGGCAGATGAGGAGCGAGGTATACAAGGCCACCGTCGGGTACGGCTACGGTATGCGCGCAACACTCATACAGCTTGTGCGCGCATTCAACGTATTCAACAACAGGGGGAGGCTGATCGAGCCGAAAATAGTATCGGAAATCGTAGACCCCTACGGGAAGAGCTATCCGGTGACGCAAAACAGCGATCCCAGGCAGGTCATACCGCCCGCAACGGCGGCGAAGATGATGAACATTCTGGAAAAGGTTGTAAAAAAGGGAACCGGCACCAAGGCACTGACGCCCGGAATCAGGGTCGGAGGAAAGACCGGTACCGCCCATATAGCCGGGAAAAAGGGCGGGTATGCGAAACTCTACAACAGCTCGTTCATCGGTTTCGCCAACGACAGGAGACACCGCTTCACGATAGGGGTACTCGTAAGAGAGCCGAAGAAGAAGTACCACTACTTCGCATCTATGTCCGCCGTACCGGTATTCAAACAGATAGTCGATGTCATGATAGAGCAGGGAGAGCTCAAACCCGACCTGTCACACTCACCCTAA
- a CDS encoding menaquinone via futalosine polyprenyltransferase: MSLRRWYRDFNELIMFQHSVFSLPFIFIAMIVAADGWFGWRLLLLGVLAAVSARNFAMLVNRYLDRDIDALNPRTKSRPSVDGRFSAPQMRLLIAVNALVFIATAYAINSLAFILSFPILAILGGYSWFKRFSETAHIVLGISLGLAPVAGVVAVDGAIPMWSLMLAAGVTFWVAGFDLLYSLQDMEFDKEAGLFSIPSRYGSDCTMFLAKIFHGVALLFWAFFTAAAGLGFFAWVAVAAAAAMLTYEHRLVGRDFTKIDRAFFTVNGYLGFVYLLLIAIDRSAS; encoded by the coding sequence TTGTCGCTTCGTCGGTGGTATAGAGATTTCAACGAACTCATAATGTTCCAGCATTCGGTATTTTCGCTCCCCTTTATTTTCATAGCGATGATAGTGGCTGCCGACGGCTGGTTCGGGTGGCGCCTGCTGCTGCTGGGCGTTCTTGCCGCGGTGAGTGCCAGAAACTTCGCGATGCTCGTGAACCGCTATCTGGACCGCGACATAGATGCCCTGAATCCCAGGACAAAGAGCCGCCCGAGTGTGGACGGCCGCTTTTCCGCCCCGCAGATGCGGCTGCTCATCGCAGTAAACGCACTGGTATTCATAGCGACCGCCTACGCCATAAACAGTCTCGCTTTCATACTCTCTTTCCCGATTCTCGCTATATTGGGCGGCTACTCCTGGTTCAAACGCTTCTCGGAGACGGCGCATATAGTTCTGGGTATCTCCCTGGGGCTTGCGCCCGTTGCGGGTGTCGTTGCCGTAGATGGTGCCATACCGATGTGGTCTCTCATGCTTGCCGCCGGTGTGACCTTCTGGGTGGCCGGATTTGATCTGTTATACTCCCTTCAGGATATGGAGTTCGACAAAGAGGCGGGGCTCTTTTCGATTCCTTCGAGATACGGAAGCGACTGCACGATGTTTCTCGCGAAAATATTTCACGGTGTAGCGCTCCTCTTCTGGGCATTTTTCACCGCTGCGGCAGGGCTCGGTTTTTTCGCATGGGTTGCGGTTGCCGCGGCTGCGGCGATGCTGACCTACGAACATAGACTGGTGGGCAGGGATTTCACCAAGATTGACCGCGCCTTCTTTACCGTCAACGGATATCTCGGTTTCGTATATCTTCTGCTCATAGCGATAGACAGGAGTGCGTCGTGA
- a CDS encoding pantoate--beta-alanine ligase, producing MLVVRDIEEFKRARGSLEGSVGFVPTMGALHRGHLSLIRRSKEENDYTVVSIFVNPTQFLPGEDLDSYPRREEADRKICEVAGVDILFMPEAGSIYGEDEVKLKAPEYLGYILEGSRRPGHFDGVVQIVMKLFGLVGPTRAYFGKKDAQQLRIIEKMVRDLFLPVKIVAGETVREEDGLALSSRNIYLSDDERKRALAISRALKSASRLVMAGDLESEKIKERMYEIMEDIDVEYVRIVDRDFRPIDRVEIQNTIILVAARVGSTRLIDNLWI from the coding sequence GTGCTGGTTGTACGCGATATAGAGGAGTTCAAAAGGGCCAGGGGGTCTCTTGAGGGGAGTGTAGGCTTCGTCCCGACGATGGGAGCTCTGCACCGGGGGCACCTCTCCCTGATAAGAAGATCGAAGGAGGAGAACGATTATACGGTGGTATCGATCTTCGTAAATCCTACGCAGTTTCTTCCGGGAGAAGATCTCGACTCCTATCCGAGGCGCGAAGAGGCCGACCGTAAGATATGTGAGGTGGCCGGGGTAGATATCCTCTTCATGCCCGAGGCCGGATCGATCTACGGCGAGGATGAGGTGAAGTTGAAAGCTCCGGAGTACCTGGGCTATATTCTCGAGGGGAGCAGGCGCCCGGGTCACTTCGACGGCGTAGTGCAGATAGTTATGAAACTTTTCGGCCTGGTCGGCCCTACAAGGGCCTATTTCGGCAAGAAGGATGCGCAGCAGCTCCGTATAATAGAGAAGATGGTCCGGGATCTCTTTCTTCCCGTGAAGATCGTGGCCGGAGAGACCGTCCGCGAAGAGGACGGCCTGGCTCTCAGCAGCAGAAATATATACCTGAGTGATGATGAGCGGAAAAGAGCGCTTGCCATATCGCGTGCGCTCAAGAGCGCTTCACGTCTCGTGATGGCCGGAGATCTGGAGAGTGAAAAGATAAAAGAGCGGATGTATGAGATCATGGAAGATATAGATGTGGAGTATGTCCGGATAGTCGACCGCGATTTCAGGCCGATAGATAGGGTGGAGATACAAAACACCATAATTCTGGTAGCCGCCCGTGTGGGGAGCACCAGGCTTATAGACAATCTGTGGATTTGA
- a CDS encoding uracil-DNA glycosylase, family 1: MRAALFDVDPQWREALEESYAALSPEYRDFVEKGSYIPRRCDIFNAFKTLPKSSLRYILFGQDPYPRAESATGYAFIDGAVEGIFSPTGLHKSVNRATSLRNFVKMALVAEGRLGEDDLSQEAVARVDRSDLIESVAELRENFESEGVLLLNAALLFEDKKSSRRHAKEWRPFMATLLRHIDKDTKLILFGSIAKEIERIPEAGKFEQITLEHPYNHTFVLNPKAHELFGPMHLLRKRV; encoded by the coding sequence ATGAGAGCCGCGCTGTTCGATGTGGACCCGCAGTGGCGGGAGGCTCTGGAGGAGTCGTATGCGGCCCTCTCCCCGGAGTACAGGGATTTTGTTGAAAAAGGGAGCTATATCCCGAGACGTTGCGATATTTTCAACGCATTCAAAACCCTTCCGAAATCTTCTCTGCGCTATATCCTTTTCGGACAGGACCCGTATCCCCGGGCCGAGTCGGCAACCGGGTACGCCTTTATAGACGGCGCGGTTGAGGGCATATTCTCTCCGACGGGACTTCATAAAAGCGTCAACAGGGCCACAAGCCTTCGCAACTTCGTGAAGATGGCGCTGGTCGCCGAAGGGAGGCTGGGAGAGGATGACCTTTCACAGGAGGCCGTGGCCCGGGTTGACCGCAGCGACCTGATAGAGAGTGTGGCCGAACTTAGGGAGAATTTCGAATCGGAAGGGGTACTGCTGCTCAACGCCGCACTACTTTTCGAGGACAAAAAGTCATCCAGGCGCCATGCGAAGGAGTGGCGGCCGTTTATGGCGACACTCCTTCGCCATATCGACAAAGATACGAAACTGATACTTTTCGGTTCCATCGCGAAGGAGATAGAGAGGATTCCCGAAGCCGGGAAATTCGAGCAGATAACACTGGAGCATCCCTACAACCACACATTCGTTCTGAACCCCAAAGCCCATGAACTTTTCGGACCGATGCACCTACTGCGCAAAAGAGTGTAA
- a CDS encoding tRNA dimethylallyltransferase translates to MKIVAILGPTASGKSDLSIRLASRHNAVILSLDSLSLYRKIDIASAKPSAEERGGVVHFGIDTISVDEHFSVSLFAELFKEAREYAEKREKDLIIVGGTGFYLKILMEGLSPLPPLTEEMRERLAYDMRDPERAYKTLLDIDRRYAESISSSDRYRIEKGLQVYFASGMRPTDYFLSNPPKPLLKNLHLYEIAVDREVLGERIAARTEKMFKAGLVDEVAELEYLYTRAPNPMKAIGIKEILDYFDAKVTLREAKERIVIHTRQLAKRQQTFNRTQFPPHPLLQADRLETEISSLLLQR, encoded by the coding sequence ATGAAAATCGTTGCGATACTCGGCCCTACCGCATCCGGCAAGAGCGATCTCTCCATAAGGCTCGCCTCCCGGCACAATGCCGTCATACTCTCGCTCGACTCCCTGAGCCTCTACCGTAAGATAGATATCGCCTCCGCAAAGCCCTCTGCCGAGGAGAGGGGCGGTGTCGTCCATTTCGGGATAGATACGATATCGGTAGACGAACACTTCAGCGTTTCACTCTTTGCCGAACTCTTCAAGGAGGCCCGTGAGTATGCCGAAAAGAGAGAAAAAGATCTGATAATCGTAGGGGGGACAGGCTTCTACCTCAAGATTCTTATGGAGGGCCTCTCACCTCTGCCCCCTCTTACGGAAGAGATGAGAGAGCGCCTCGCATACGACATGAGAGATCCCGAAAGGGCCTACAAAACCCTGCTGGATATTGACCGCCGATATGCGGAGTCGATATCCTCATCGGACAGATACCGCATAGAGAAGGGGCTGCAGGTATACTTCGCATCCGGCATGAGGCCGACCGACTACTTCCTCTCCAACCCGCCGAAGCCCCTGCTGAAAAACCTCCACCTCTATGAGATAGCGGTGGATAGAGAGGTGCTCGGCGAGAGGATTGCGGCGAGAACGGAAAAGATGTTCAAAGCGGGTCTCGTGGATGAAGTGGCGGAGCTGGAGTATCTCTACACAAGGGCTCCAAACCCCATGAAAGCGATCGGCATCAAAGAGATTCTGGACTATTTCGACGCCAAGGTTACGCTACGGGAGGCGAAAGAGAGAATCGTAATACATACACGTCAGCTCGCAAAGCGTCAGCAGACTTTCAACAGAACGCAGTTTCCGCCCCACCCCCTGCTTCAGGCGGATCGGCTGGAGACGGAGATCTCCTCTCTACTGCTGCAGCGGTAG
- a CDS encoding paralysed flagella protein PflA encodes MLSLAFLALSLNALTIDIKRGIEKGHPFAILHIEDKNPFECSEEKGEYDMPPVYLCRFDKMPESELQDIGNDFFNISFKKRKGEFLCRIALKKRGSLFPLPPPLHENGILPSLQKRSYRHWMVLGYTDEPPYLGMRERFEESIIFPLDLKEYAIPTVGAVDINGNPVFMKNNRDVERFISVKEAFRAGKYKRAYDLATEALEAHPDSIFASDFLRYRIKSLAQQDMKEHAEEIIKLGKRFIKRYTSDEYLPEVLLILARVYSATGFESDANYFFDRLIEEHKGDRFADLGLIYLGDQLYINGKTKEAIKRYLEAYYGTKELDIASLAAYKLAIRYLDMGKTEKGVEYIRKIWEKNPGFILKDKEDAHEIAKQLAARKVFDLAIEIDKALLNRLKKLDDLYERIIFEIAEWYDEKGDIKEAIEWYERYLDEFAYGEFSDEAKKSLDALFVTGNEGNATQALEKFESLMRDYRGGPIADKALAAKARVLLALKRYEEVLKLAPLIEKIDDEKVKEEAQRSLKSAAEALFERSVEAKECKSAVETVERYGVEVKRGQEEFIFGCYEKYARYDDALRIAKRHLHDKKSRERESWLCRTLHVLVLSERFSDAVKASEDLLSLAGRGAASVCPTYEWDRVKALFAEGRYAEAVSLVKKMSKRYGDDIRMVEVYKAGYDAAKRESDTLQQRWMLQKIIELQNLKRSHPYSPWAEFELMRLYKKEGRISEALKLAESMRDLDLEGEKRARWLYELGTLYESSGETAEAGKSFKECSKVKNGGAWKRLCEEALPLQQ; translated from the coding sequence TTGCTCTCTCTTGCCTTCCTTGCCCTCTCCCTCAACGCGTTGACAATCGATATAAAACGGGGGATCGAAAAAGGGCACCCCTTTGCAATACTTCATATAGAGGACAAAAACCCCTTTGAATGCTCAGAGGAGAAAGGGGAGTATGATATGCCCCCCGTATATCTCTGCAGATTCGACAAGATGCCCGAATCGGAGCTTCAGGACATCGGAAACGACTTTTTCAATATATCTTTCAAGAAGAGAAAAGGGGAGTTCCTGTGCCGTATAGCCTTGAAAAAGAGAGGTTCGCTCTTCCCGCTTCCGCCTCCGTTGCATGAAAACGGGATTTTGCCGTCTCTACAAAAGAGAAGCTATAGACACTGGATGGTTCTTGGATATACGGACGAGCCGCCCTATCTGGGCATGAGGGAGCGGTTCGAAGAGTCCATAATCTTCCCGCTCGATCTTAAAGAGTATGCTATTCCCACGGTCGGTGCCGTTGATATAAACGGAAACCCGGTTTTCATGAAGAACAACCGAGACGTGGAGCGCTTCATTTCCGTGAAAGAGGCCTTCAGAGCGGGAAAATACAAAAGGGCCTACGATCTTGCCACCGAGGCGCTGGAGGCTCACCCCGACTCGATCTTCGCAAGTGACTTTCTGCGCTACAGAATCAAGTCGCTTGCGCAGCAGGATATGAAGGAGCATGCGGAGGAGATCATCAAACTGGGTAAGAGATTTATCAAAAGATATACCTCCGACGAGTATCTTCCGGAGGTGCTGCTTATTCTTGCAAGGGTTTACAGCGCGACGGGGTTCGAGAGCGATGCTAACTACTTCTTCGACCGCCTGATAGAGGAGCACAAAGGGGACAGGTTCGCCGACCTGGGGCTGATATACCTGGGTGACCAGCTCTACATAAACGGAAAGACAAAAGAGGCGATAAAGAGATATCTCGAAGCCTACTACGGTACCAAAGAGCTCGATATCGCTTCGCTGGCCGCCTACAAGCTCGCAATACGCTATCTCGATATGGGTAAGACCGAAAAGGGTGTCGAGTATATCCGCAAGATATGGGAGAAGAATCCGGGATTCATACTCAAAGACAAAGAGGATGCTCACGAGATTGCAAAACAGCTTGCCGCCCGCAAAGTGTTCGATCTTGCGATAGAGATAGACAAAGCCCTGCTGAATAGACTAAAAAAGCTCGATGATCTCTATGAGCGGATTATCTTCGAGATTGCCGAATGGTATGACGAAAAAGGGGATATAAAAGAGGCGATAGAGTGGTACGAGCGATACCTCGACGAGTTCGCCTACGGCGAATTCAGCGACGAGGCAAAAAAGAGCCTGGATGCCCTCTTCGTTACCGGTAATGAAGGCAACGCTACGCAGGCGCTTGAGAAGTTCGAGAGCTTGATGCGAGACTACAGGGGAGGTCCCATAGCCGACAAGGCGCTGGCGGCGAAAGCGAGAGTGCTGCTCGCCCTGAAGAGGTATGAGGAGGTGCTGAAGCTGGCTCCTCTTATCGAGAAGATAGACGACGAAAAGGTCAAAGAGGAGGCCCAAAGAAGTCTGAAGAGTGCAGCCGAGGCTCTTTTTGAACGTAGCGTCGAAGCGAAAGAGTGCAAGAGCGCCGTAGAGACGGTGGAGAGATACGGTGTGGAGGTGAAAAGAGGGCAGGAGGAGTTCATCTTCGGATGTTATGAAAAGTATGCCCGCTACGACGATGCACTACGGATTGCGAAGAGGCATCTTCACGACAAAAAGAGCCGAGAGCGTGAGTCGTGGCTGTGCCGGACTCTGCACGTACTGGTTCTCTCAGAGCGTTTTTCGGATGCTGTAAAGGCGTCGGAGGACCTGCTTTCTCTTGCCGGTAGAGGGGCTGCGTCGGTATGCCCGACCTACGAGTGGGACAGGGTAAAGGCTCTCTTTGCCGAAGGGAGGTATGCCGAGGCGGTTTCACTGGTCAAAAAGATGTCCAAACGGTATGGTGACGACATTCGCATGGTGGAGGTATACAAAGCCGGATACGATGCGGCCAAAAGGGAGTCCGATACCCTTCAGCAAAGATGGATGCTGCAGAAGATCATAGAGCTTCAGAATCTGAAGAGAAGCCACCCCTACTCTCCCTGGGCGGAGTTCGAGCTTATGAGACTCTACAAAAAAGAGGGCAGAATATCCGAAGCTTTGAAGCTTGCGGAGTCTATGCGTGATCTGGACCTGGAGGGTGAGAAGAGGGCGAGATGGCTCTACGAACTGGGTACACTCTATGAAAGCTCAGGAGAAACCGCCGAGGCGGGCAAGAGCTTCAAAGAGTGTTCGAAGGTGAAGAACGGCGGGGCATGGAAGAGGCTGTGTGAAGAGGCTCTACCGCTGCAGCAGTAG
- a CDS encoding peptide chain release factor 2 → MDSYEFSELMKRLKTKIENIKNIVKPEKIKRRLEEISKMEMAEDFWSDAKKAGEIQKEKNRLERLLKRYEEAESAVNDAIDLFEMATEEKDEETLEQLFSEAPEIEERVNRVEIEVMLSGPHDANNAIVSIHPGAGGTESQDWASILYRMYLRWAERHGFKVEVLDYQPGEEAGIKDVSFIIKGENAYGYLKVENGIHRLVRISPYDSNARRHTSFASVMVSPEIDEDIDIEIEEKDLRIDTYRASGAGGQHVNKTESAIRITHIPTGIVVQCQNDRSQHKNRATAMKMLKSRLYELELEKKKAEADGIEKSDIGWGHQIRSYVLAPYQQVKDTRSGQAFSNVEAILDGDIDKLIEGVLVAEAGKGGGSE, encoded by the coding sequence GTGGACAGTTACGAATTTTCCGAACTGATGAAGAGACTCAAGACAAAGATAGAGAATATCAAGAACATAGTGAAGCCGGAGAAGATAAAGAGACGTCTCGAAGAGATTTCGAAGATGGAGATGGCCGAAGATTTCTGGAGCGACGCCAAAAAGGCTGGTGAGATTCAGAAGGAGAAGAACAGGCTCGAGAGGCTTCTAAAACGGTATGAAGAGGCCGAAAGTGCCGTAAACGATGCCATAGACCTTTTCGAGATGGCAACCGAAGAGAAGGATGAAGAGACACTCGAGCAGCTCTTTTCGGAGGCTCCGGAGATAGAGGAGAGGGTCAACAGAGTCGAAATAGAGGTGATGCTGAGCGGCCCGCACGACGCCAACAACGCCATCGTCTCCATACATCCGGGAGCCGGAGGAACCGAGAGCCAGGATTGGGCCAGTATACTCTACCGTATGTACCTGAGGTGGGCCGAACGGCACGGATTCAAGGTAGAGGTGCTGGACTACCAACCGGGCGAAGAGGCGGGAATAAAGGATGTCAGTTTCATTATCAAAGGGGAGAACGCCTACGGATACCTGAAGGTCGAAAACGGAATCCACAGGCTCGTTCGAATCAGCCCCTACGATTCGAACGCGCGGCGCCACACATCATTCGCCTCCGTCATGGTCTCTCCCGAAATCGATGAAGATATAGACATAGAGATAGAGGAGAAAGATCTGAGAATAGATACCTACCGCGCCTCCGGTGCCGGCGGCCAGCATGTAAACAAAACCGAGAGCGCCATACGTATAACCCATATTCCCACAGGCATAGTGGTACAGTGCCAAAACGACAGAAGCCAGCACAAAAACAGGGCTACAGCCATGAAGATGCTGAAATCCCGTCTCTACGAGCTTGAACTGGAGAAGAAGAAGGCCGAAGCGGACGGTATCGAGAAGAGCGATATAGGGTGGGGACACCAGATACGCTCCTACGTTCTCGCGCCCTACCAGCAGGTAAAAGATACCAGAAGCGGCCAGGCATTCAGCAATGTCGAGGCGATTCTCGACGGCGATATAGATAAACTGATAGAGGGCGTACTCGTAGCAGAGGCGGGAAAAGGGGGCGGAAGCGAGTGA